The Pseudanabaena sp. ABRG5-3 genome includes the window CGTTAATATGACTTTCAAATTCCTTTAAGGCTTCTAGGCAAGTTAAACTAGGTTTACCACAATCTAACATAGCTTGACAAAGTTCTAAAAAGAAGGTTCTTGTTCCTCTTCCATCGAAACTATAATTAAAAGGAGAATTGCCTTTCTCAACAATCTCATCTCTTACCAAAGAATAATCCTCGTAAGTTCTTGTATTTAAGATGATATGCAAAGGATGAAAGTCAAACACATATAAAGAATCACCTTGAATTGCCCTGTTGATAATATTTACATCGAAAGCGATATGGTCTAAATCTATCCAATTTTGATTCATACAAAAATCCATGTTGTCCATATAATAAATTGGCAATTCCCAAATCCCCCAAGGATGACGATAAGGACAAAGATTATTTTGTAGAAGTGGAGTTGTCATGCTTGTATAGACATAACCGTGTTTTTTTAAGTAGACTCCAAAAACATGAGAATACACACAAGAGTGTGATCGCATTCCTTGTGGCTTGATATTTAGTTTTTTCACTAATTCCTCGGTATCATATGACCAATCCCTAGTTTGCGAAAGATAAGGATGTGGCTCCAGTTCATGATTTCCCCAAGTTACACCTGAAAATGGTTTCCACAAAAAAAAAGTTGCCTGACCAAATATCGGGAATCTTCTAAGAAATTTCTCCATGTCAGATTCAAGCATATAATCAGTGTCAAATGTCAAACAAATCATATATTAAATCAACTTCAAACTATATAATATTAAATTTATATTTACGTATAATTAGAATATCTTCTCATTATTTTAGTAAGACTCAAAAACTTTTTATGATCTATAGCAAAATTTCCAGTAACACGAGTTAGAGAAGGAACATTCTGCACTACAACTGATCCAATAGTTATTTCGGCTCCATCACCTACTGTGATTTCATTAGAAATGCAAGAATTAGGACCTATCCAGACATCATCTCCTATAATAGAGCTTCCTGAAATTGTTGCAGATGCAGCAATAAGACATCTAGAACCTATCTTGACATTATGAGCTACATGAACAAGATTGTCTAACTTTGTATCTTTACCAATCTCAGTAAAACCACCAAAAATAGCTTTAGAAATAGCACAGTTAGCTTGTATTTCTACTCTGTCACAAATTTTTACGCCACCTGCGTGAGCAATAGACATAATTTCGTTTTTGATGCGTTTAAATTCAAATCCTTGAGAACCTATCGTTGAGCCTGAACGAATAATCACATTCTCTCCTATTATTACATTGTCTAAAATATTAACGTTGGCTTCTATTATACTGCCATCACCAATAACAACATTTTTACTGGCGACATAAGCTGTTGGATGTATACTTACATTCTTAGAAATTCTAGACTCAAAATCTTGCCAATAAAAATCTGTTTCCAACGCTAAATAATTATGAATACTAAAAAAATCATATCTAGGGTTGTCTGAAATAGCAATTCCATAGATATTTGGAAGTTTTTCGGCTATTTCGCTATTTGTTAAAATACATGATATCTCAGGATTCCTCAAAGCTTTACTGATGAACTTACTAGACTCCAAAAAAACTAGCATATTCTTTTCGCTATGAGAGATACTACCCAAAGAAGAAAAGGAAGAATTGCTCTTAATCAATACAGGAACTATACGGATTAATGCATCTAAATTGATACTGTTAATACTCATACATTAAACTATTTGTTTGGGCTGATTTGCCTATAATTATACTTTTTATCTCTATTATTTCAAGGTAGCAATATATTTTTGTAAGTGTTTTGAATCGTATTTATTATGACTGATGAACTGTGATACTTGAGATACCATGACTTACCTTGACTTTCAACTTCTGAGCGGTAAGATTTATCAGTATAAACTTTTTGAAGACTTTCGAATACGTTTTGTGGTGTTTCAGCATTAATAAATGGGGGCATCTCCTCAAAACACCATTCATGAATAGAAAGATCTATATATATAAGCGTTATCTTATGAGACATTAATGCTTTTGGAGGTATGCCACCAAAACCGCCAAAGCAAAATTTATCTGCTACTATATCACTACCTTCTATAAACTTCATCATATTTTGATGGTTTTGAGGCTTTATCCAAACAATAGAGCTTTCTATCCCAAGCTCTTTTATGAGGTTTTTACTTTCATTTAGAGTAATTCCCCACTCTACAAAGATAGCTTTTGCCGACGGATTAACAGTTTGAACGAATTTAGCAAACCCTTTTATGAAAATATCATTACCTTTGTCCATACTGGGATTTCTTTGAGTTTCCCAATGTTGCCTTGGTGGATGAAATACTATAAAGTCACTTTTTAAAGTCTTGTGTATTTCCTTATAAAAGTTACTTTCCCCACTATTCAAGGTTACAGCTAAAGAAGATTCATTTATAGGATGAGGGACAAAATTATAGGCTGATAAATTTAGCTTTTTGGCAGCTACTATATTATCAGCATTAGTTATCAAAACTTGATTGGCAAGCTTATATGTTAATGCACATAAACGACCTGTTGTTGAATTATTAAAAGGCAAGTCTCTAATAGTACCATGCTCATATGCAACATAAGGTTTATTTGCAAGAAGTGGGAAAATACCATCAGTTGCATAGGCATGAACTAAGTCATAGTGAGTAAACAAGTTGATCCAAGAATTTATGACTGTACTGTACTGTACTAGCTCTTCATATTTAAGTTTGTCATGACGTTCAGGAAATTCTGTGTTGAAAATATCAACTAGTTGCTGACATCGTTCTTCAAAACTATATTTTCTTGTTTTTTCTTCTTGAGACTCTGACTTATAAATATTTTTCGATAAATGCAATTCAGCTATTAGTCTCATGGAAATAGAAATAATTTTTGAGAATATATTTTTAATTCTTTGCTGAAAAGAAGAGATTTTTGAAAACACATCTATTGCTAACTTACCGAATTGTTTACTACTTTTTAAATGGCAAGTAAAAAAGTTTGCAATTCTTAGTAACATCCACCAAAAAGAACTTTGAAATTTCTTACCTTTTCTTTTTGAGATCAAATACAAAATACAATATTTTAGTTTGCCTTGGGCAAACCACCTTGGTCTTTTAAAGGATCCAGTATCTATTAATAGCCAGTTTGGGAAGAATTGATCCTTAATTTTTCTTGCATCAAAGTTTGCATCTTCCCATTCTGGGCATCCAGCTATGTGATAGTAATCATAACAAATTACATCACAATCAAACCCTACTTCATTTAGTAATTTAACGTTGTTGTATGCATTATTTGCAATATTTCCAATGTGAAGAATTCGTGGTGCCCGACCATACTTATTCTTAAATTCCTTAAGCCATATTATATTTTCTTCTAGCATTTAGATAGATACCCTTTCAAAAAACTTTGTTTCCCTTAAATATTTACAAATAATATACATTATCTAAATTTAGACTATGTTTCAGGAATGATTCATGAATCTATTTTGAGGTTGGCTAAGCTCAACATTAGTTGAGCTTAGCATAACTTAAGTAAGACTTAATATATATGTTTTAGGTATTAAAAATACTTGTTGAGCCTTATTGTTTACTAAGTGGATAGAGCTGCTTTTAAAATATTTACAACTTTCTGCTGATCTAGGTCAGTCATGCCTGGGAAAATTGGTAGAGTAATTGATAAATCCTCTGATTTGGATGCGTAGGGATAAGATGTTGAGTTAATACCGTATTTGTTTTTGTAATAGCCCAAACGGTGAACAGCATGTGTTCCAGGACGACTTTGAATACCCTCTGTAGCTAAGGCTTCCATCAAAAGATTACGGCGATCAATCCCTCCTACCAGTAGGCACACAACATATGATTGATAGGAATGCCCACATTGAGAAGGCATTTGTGGAATTGTAAGTTCGGATACTGAAGATAACAATAAATCATATTGACGAGCGCAAGCAAGTCTATCTGCTAAAAGTTTGTCAAGTTTTGCCATTTGAGCGACTCCGATCGCAGCCTGAATGTCACTAAAACGCAGATTAAAACCTAAATGATCAAAGTTGCCCATATAGTAGGGCTTAGAAGTATCAATATTAGGATTTGCTGTTGCGCCATGGTTACGGAGGATTTTAATACGTTCTGCTAGTTTTGGGTTATTGGTCGTAACCATGCCCCCCTCACCTGTAGTTATCACTTTGCGTGGGTGAAATGAAAAACAGCCTATGTCTCCAATCCCTCCAACTGGTTTACCATCGTAATTTGTACCTGTAGCACAAGCCGCATCTTCTACTACAGCAAGGTTATACTTTTTAGCTATCTCCATGATTTCCTGCATTTTTGCGGCTAAGCCAAATAAATGCACAACAACAATAGCCTTGGTCTTAGGTGTAATTGCTGCTTCTAAAGCCGCAGGGTCAATATTAAATGTATCTGGTTCAATATCGACAAAAACAACTTTTGCCCCAACGTATTCTACGCAGTGGGCGGATGTAACCCATGTAAATGCAGGTACGATCACCTCATCATCAGGTTTTATCTCTAACGCGACCATCGCCATATGCAGCGCGGCTGTACAGGATGTAGTCGCAAATGCATACTGCACATCGTGCCGTTGCTTAAAAAGGCTTTCAAACTGTTGAGTAAATTCACCCTGTGTAACCCATTTAGAATCTAGACACTGTTTTAAAAGTAGTAATTCTTGTTCGTCGAAAGATGGAGACGTAATGTTTATTTTCATTCAGTGTGCTAAAAACTTCAGAGTTTTAATCTCTCTAGATTGTACCTTTAGTCGTTCACGTTTTGAAAGTCCCAAAACTTTTGCAGCACTTTTTGAACACTTTCATCAATGCTTTCTCGATCTGTCCAGCATTCAACATCAGGATTTAAGGGAGGCTCATATGGATCGGTCACCCCAGTAAAACTAGTTATTTCTCCTGCTCGTGCTTTCTTGTACAAACCCTTAACGTCCCTTTGCTCACAAGTATCAAGAGAAGCATTAATATAAACTTCCATAAAATTGCCGATCAACTGACGTACTTCTTGTCGAACTTCCAGATAGGGAGAAATAGCTGCCACTACTACAATTACATCATGTTTAGTCAAAAGGTGAGAGACAAACCCGATTCTGCGGATATTTTCATCGCGATCAGCTTTGCTAAAGCCTAAACCTTTAGTTAACTTCGTCCGAACGATATCTCCATCAAGAAACTCGACTTTATAGCCTTGCGTTGTCAATCTATTGACAACCTCACTCCCAATTGTAGTTTTGCCTGCACCACTTAAACCTGTAAGCCAAATCGTCATTCCTACTTGTTTCATTAGAATATTTTCCAATCTATCTCCATGCGAAACACCCCAAAATAATATATTAGGATGATGATACATTCTGGAATGTTTTTTATCCAATCGAATATTTTAATCTCCTAAAACTTTAACATTTGATCTAATGCTTGAGATAATTTCCATCTAACTTCTTTATTCAATGTATCACTAGACATTTGACGAATTTTGGGAAGAGAAACAGGTATACCTACCTTTGGCAATGAGCATCCGAAAGACTCTAAAGAATCAACAAGCATATCAAGAGTAGTTTCAGGATCTTCAATCAGATCTTCATACTTAATTGTAAATTTTCTTTGCTCTGGAATTAATGCCCAAGACTTATCTATTGCTCTACGAATAGATAAGATCTGAGATGCAATTTGTACTTCAGGAGTTTGAAGGCAAAGCGATTCATAATTTTGTGGTCTTATTGACCACCATTCTGTAGTTGAACCAAATCTGTTTTGACGAACATTCCAAAACGACTCAGCAACATCAAGCGTATTGCGTTGTAAATCTATGAAGAAGATATTACTGATATTCTGGAGTGGTAAAACAAAATAGCTGCCGAGAATACACTTGAAAATAACAGGTTTATCAAAAATATTTATAATAGAATCTAATTCCTGTTGTAACTTATCAATGTCAACATTAAGCAATTCCAAAGCGGAAGGCTCGTGAACATCTTTACAAATCCCTAGATGTCGAGTCCAGAAATAGCCAAATTCATGAGGTTCTTCAATTAAAGCTGTAGCACCATGGGTACTTTGATAATCTCGTAAGTTATGAAGTCTGTTCCCAATCAACATTTTCTGCAAAAATGCTCCTACTGCTGGAGTCTCAT containing:
- a CDS encoding UDP-3-O-(3-hydroxymyristoyl)glucosamine N-acyltransferase, which encodes MSINSINLDALIRIVPVLIKSNSSFSSLGSISHSEKNMLVFLESSKFISKALRNPEISCILTNSEIAEKLPNIYGIAISDNPRYDFFSIHNYLALETDFYWQDFESRISKNVSIHPTAYVASKNVVIGDGSIIEANVNILDNVIIGENVIIRSGSTIGSQGFEFKRIKNEIMSIAHAGGVKICDRVEIQANCAISKAIFGGFTEIGKDTKLDNLVHVAHNVKIGSRCLIAASATISGSSIIGDDVWIGPNSCISNEITVGDGAEITIGSVVVQNVPSLTRVTGNFAIDHKKFLSLTKIMRRYSNYT
- a CDS encoding glycosyltransferase, with protein sequence MLEENIIWLKEFKNKYGRAPRILHIGNIANNAYNNVKLLNEVGFDCDVICYDYYHIAGCPEWEDANFDARKIKDQFFPNWLLIDTGSFKRPRWFAQGKLKYCILYLISKRKGKKFQSSFWWMLLRIANFFTCHLKSSKQFGKLAIDVFSKISSFQQRIKNIFSKIISISMRLIAELHLSKNIYKSESQEEKTRKYSFEERCQQLVDIFNTEFPERHDKLKYEELVQYSTVINSWINLFTHYDLVHAYATDGIFPLLANKPYVAYEHGTIRDLPFNNSTTGRLCALTYKLANQVLITNADNIVAAKKLNLSAYNFVPHPINESSLAVTLNSGESNFYKEIHKTLKSDFIVFHPPRQHWETQRNPSMDKGNDIFIKGFAKFVQTVNPSAKAIFVEWGITLNESKNLIKELGIESSIVWIKPQNHQNMMKFIEGSDIVADKFCFGGFGGIPPKALMSHKITLIYIDLSIHEWCFEEMPPFINAETPQNVFESLQKVYTDKSYRSEVESQGKSWYLKYHSSSVIINTIQNTYKNILLP
- a CDS encoding DegT/DnrJ/EryC1/StrS family aminotransferase, with amino-acid sequence MKINITSPSFDEQELLLLKQCLDSKWVTQGEFTQQFESLFKQRHDVQYAFATTSCTAALHMAMVALEIKPDDEVIVPAFTWVTSAHCVEYVGAKVVFVDIEPDTFNIDPAALEAAITPKTKAIVVVHLFGLAAKMQEIMEIAKKYNLAVVEDAACATGTNYDGKPVGGIGDIGCFSFHPRKVITTGEGGMVTTNNPKLAERIKILRNHGATANPNIDTSKPYYMGNFDHLGFNLRFSDIQAAIGVAQMAKLDKLLADRLACARQYDLLLSSVSELTIPQMPSQCGHSYQSYVVCLLVGGIDRRNLLMEALATEGIQSRPGTHAVHRLGYYKNKYGINSTSYPYASKSEDLSITLPIFPGMTDLDQQKVVNILKAALST
- the cysC gene encoding adenylyl-sulfate kinase; the protein is MKQVGMTIWLTGLSGAGKTTIGSEVVNRLTTQGYKVEFLDGDIVRTKLTKGLGFSKADRDENIRRIGFVSHLLTKHDVIVVVAAISPYLEVRQEVRQLIGNFMEVYINASLDTCEQRDVKGLYKKARAGEITSFTGVTDPYEPPLNPDVECWTDRESIDESVQKVLQKFWDFQNVND
- a CDS encoding sulfotransferase domain-containing protein — encoded protein: MSDNSSNNYIQRSSFDAKKRLPQFLKNEEEEALIELINNSLLPLQRQLENRKTSAHPVLIILGTPRSGSTLLMQIISSRLDIAYPSNLMARFHETPAVGAFLQKMLIGNRLHNLRDYQSTHGATALIEEPHEFGYFWTRHLGICKDVHEPSALELLNVDIDKLQQELDSIINIFDKPVIFKCILGSYFVLPLQNISNIFFIDLQRNTLDVAESFWNVRQNRFGSTTEWWSIRPQNYESLCLQTPEVQIASQILSIRRAIDKSWALIPEQRKFTIKYEDLIEDPETTLDMLVDSLESFGCSLPKVGIPVSLPKIRQMSSDTLNKEVRWKLSQALDQMLKF